The Fuscovulum sp. sequence CAGCGTCTAGAATCCGGCGCGGAGGTTACCAGACCCTTGCGTTCAGGCGCGGTCGTCCTTGGGGCTGCCCATCACGACAAAGGTTGTGATGGATTGCACCTGCGGCAGGGTGCCCAGCACATCGGTGTGCCAATGCTTGTAGGCCGCAAGGTCGGCACATTCGACGCGCAGCAGATATTCCACCGTGCCGGTGATGTTGTGGCATTCGGTAACCTGCGGGGCGCGGGCGACGGCGCGTTCAAACGCCTCTTGGCTGGCCTTGGTGTGGGTGTTCAGGCCCACAGTCACATAGGCCGTAAAGCCGATGCCAAGCTGGGCGGGATCAAGCACGGCGCGGTAGCCCTTGATCAGGCCGGAGCGTTCCATTTCCTGGACGCGGCGCAGGCAGGCGGAGGGGGAGAGGCCGACGCGTTCGGCCAGGATCAGGTTGCTGATCCGGCCATCACGGCGCAGTTCTCGCAATATGCGGGCGTTTATGTCATCAATCTTCGTCATTTGTTGTGAATAATGCGTGTCTGACGCTGAATTTGCAATCCTCAAGCGCGGTTCGGGTGTTAGGAGTTGTGCCATGACCCATGATCTTTTCCTTGCTCTGCTGGGCTTTGCCTTTGTCACCTCGGTCACGCCGGGGCCGAACAACATGATGCTGTTGGCGTCAGGTGTGAATTTCGGGCTGCGGCGGACGGTGCCGCATATGATCGGAATCTCGGTCGGCCATTCGGTGATGGTGTTTCTGGTGGGGCTGGGGGTGGCCGGGGTGTTTGTGGCGGTGCCATGGGCGCTGACGGTGCTGAAGGTCGCGGCGGTGGCCTACATGCTGTGGCTGGCATGGAAGATTGCCCGCTCTGGTGCGCCGGGCGAGGGGAAGGCCGGGGGGCGACCGATGACGTTCTTGCAGGCGGCGGCGTTTCAATGGGTGAACCCCAAGGCATGGGCCATGGCGCTGGGCGCCGTGGCGGCCTATGTGCCGGAGCCTTCGGTCGGAGCCTATGCGGCGGTGGCGGGGGTGTTTGCGCTGGTGAACCTGCCGTCGGTTTCCGTTTGGGCGGCGGCGGGGCAGGGGCTGCGGCGGTGGCTGGAGGCGCCGGGGCGGCTGCGGGTGTTCAACTGGACGATGGCGGGGCTGCTGGTGGCGTCGCTTTGGCCGGTGGTGATGCTGGAACTGTGACGGTTCGGCCCTTGACCGCCGCCGTGGGACCGCTGAGTGGCGTCTACCGCGTCCACAACCCCGCGCGCTTGATGGCGTTGCGGATGGCCTGTTCCTTGCGGGGCAGGTCTGCACGGTCGAACAGGGCGCGGACCTGCTGACCTTCGCCGCGATAAAGCATTTTCTTGAACGGGGCGTAGTGGCGCAGCACGCGTTCGACGCGCGGGTCAGCGGCAACCTGTTCCATGACCGCGACCGCACGATCGCTTTCGCGGGCGAAAAACAGCGGCAGGATGCGCCAATGGCAGGTAAGCGTGCCGTCCAGCCCTGCCAGTTCCGGGCCGGGGCGGCCACCGCCAAGCGCATGGATCACCAAGGGCAAGGCCACCTGATCGAGCCAGGGGTTGAGAGGCTGGCAGGCCAGCGCGGGGCCGGGGTTGGCGGCAATCTCGGACGCATATTTCAGGAACAATTCGCCAAAGCGGCGGGGGCTTTCGTGCAGGAACCAGCCTGCATTGAAATAGAGGTAGCGCTGCCAGTATTCATCGGGCTGGGTGGTGTCGAGGCTGGAGGCGAAGTCCAGCCCGAAGCGGGTGTAGAGGCTTTGCCAGATGGCAGTGTAGCCGGGGCCGTAAAGCTCGATCTGCGGCCATGTCCCCTCGCGCTTCATGGATGCGGAAGGTTTGGCAAAATCGGGGGTCAGGGTGGAGAGATCACCGGTGATGATCGTGTCAGTGTCCAGGAACAGGAACGGTTCGTCGGGGATCTGACCCAGCGCCTCGATCTTGTTGCCATGGGGGTAGGCGGCCCCGAAGGCGCGGCTGTCGAAGGGGATGACCTCGGCCCCGAGTTCCGCGAGAAGGGCGAGGGTGGCGGGATCGGTAAGCTGCGGGTTCTGGCCGGGCCAGAGCGGGCCTGGGCGCGGGGTGGCGATCAGCAGGCGGCCCTGAAAGCCGGGGGATTGTGCGCGCAGCGAGGCGGCAAGGAGGATGGCTTCATACTGAAGCCGTCCGGATTGGCCGATGCAGAGGATGTTGAACACAGACACTGGTGACGGGCCCGGGATGGGTTCAGGATGGGGTGAAGCGGAG is a genomic window containing:
- a CDS encoding Lrp/AsnC family transcriptional regulator, whose product is MTKIDDINARILRELRRDGRISNLILAERVGLSPSACLRRVQEMERSGLIKGYRAVLDPAQLGIGFTAYVTVGLNTHTKASQEAFERAVARAPQVTECHNITGTVEYLLRVECADLAAYKHWHTDVLGTLPQVQSITTFVVMGSPKDDRA
- a CDS encoding LysE family translocator, with the protein product MTHDLFLALLGFAFVTSVTPGPNNMMLLASGVNFGLRRTVPHMIGISVGHSVMVFLVGLGVAGVFVAVPWALTVLKVAAVAYMLWLAWKIARSGAPGEGKAGGRPMTFLQAAAFQWVNPKAWAMALGAVAAYVPEPSVGAYAAVAGVFALVNLPSVSVWAAAGQGLRRWLEAPGRLRVFNWTMAGLLVASLWPVVMLEL